A portion of the Ricinus communis isolate WT05 ecotype wild-type chromosome 10, ASM1957865v1, whole genome shotgun sequence genome contains these proteins:
- the LOC8267124 gene encoding sialidase isoform X1 → MSSSGGSRNNHHSLRDSLIGARNFPAGTGSFSHRRGHSLNGFSSKDTTTDENLDLFSKNRRSLSVASSDESSDVSMKLGRVSVGSAKVAKSGIDDLLSSTDGGKHDYDWLLTPPGTPLFPTSDGSDSQPTLVAPRSRSLSRSVSTTKASRLSVSQSESQHSSRPTRSSSVTRSSISNSQYSTYSSNRSSSILNTSSASVSSYTRPSSPITRSPSTARPSTPSSRPTASRASTPSRVRPAPTSSLVDKNRQSQSSRPSTPSSRAQLPANSNSTSTRSNSRPSTPTQRNPVSSVSPASGPSISAGRVPSNGRISAPASRPSSPGPRIRPSQQPVVPPDFPLDTPPNLRTTLPDRPISAGRSRPGASTTIKGSPETTGATNVPRRHSSPIVSRGRLAEAPGKGRAHSNGHAADISEPRKVSHVSDPGMRKPVKSSVTTTDNNGFGRTISKKSLDMAIRHMDIRTGNGSTRALSSTTLFPQSIRTATKAQSVRPMNAPESNNNGGILENGHHVSRPVEYGSEVNDGRYSAKLSEVDIYESSRYDALLLKEDLKNTNWLHSIDDKSDQGSIFDNGFELPEPFTSL, encoded by the exons ATGAGTAGTAGTGGTGGTAGTAGGAATAACCATCATAGTCTGAGAGACTCTCTTATCGGAGCCAGGAATTTTCCGGCCGGAACTGGATCGTTTTCTCACCGGCGCGGCCATAGTTTGAACGGATTCTCGTCTAAAGACACAACAACAGATGAGAATTTGGATCTTTTCTCCAAGAATCGCCGGAGTCTCTCCGTTGCCTCTTCTGATGAATCTTCCGatg TATCAATGAAACTGGGGAGAGTTTCAGTTGGATCAGCTAAAGTGGCGAAGAGCGGGATCGATGATCTATTATCATCTACAGATGGAGGGAAGCATGATTACGACTG GCTTCTTACTCCTCCTGGAACTCCTCTTTTTCCAACATCCGACGGCAGCGATTCACAACCTACATTGGTGGCGCCAAGAAGCCGTTCCTTGTCTAGATCAGTTTCTACTACTAAAGCTTCAAGG CTTTCTGTTTCACAATCAGAGAGCCAACATTCTTCAAGACCAACTAGAAGCAGTTCAGTGACTCGCTCTTCTATCTCAAATTCACAATATAGTACCTATTCATCAAATAGATCCTCTTCAATCCTAAATACAAGCTCAGCTTCAGTTTCATCTTACACCAGACCATCCTCCCCAATTACCAGGTCTCCATCTACAGCACGGCCTTCCACACCATCTTCCCGTCCAACAGCATCACGAGCCTCAACTCCATCTAGAGTTCGCCCAGCCCCTACCAGCTCTTTAGTTGACAAGAATCGGCAATCCCAAAGCTCAAGGCCTTCTACACCAAGCTCTAGGGCGCAATTACCTGCAAACTCAAACTCAACTTCTACTCGATCAAATTCTCGTCCATCTACTCCTACACAACGTAATCCAGTATCTTCTGTATCGCCTGCATCAGGTCCTTCTATTTCTGCTGGGCGTGTTCCATCAAATGGCCGCATTTCTGCACCAGCATCACGACCAAGTTCCCCAGGCCCTCGAATCCGACCTTCACAGCAGCCAGTTGTTCCTCCTGATTTTCCCCTTGACACACCTCCAAACCTTAGAACGACTTTGCCGGACAGGCCAATTTCTGCTGGTAGGTCCAGGCCAGGTGCTTCTACAACAATAAAGGGGAGCCCAGAAACCACGGGCGCAACAAATGTGCCAAGACGACATTCATCTCCCATTGTATCAAGGGGAAGACTTGCAGAGGCTCCTGGAAAGGGTCGTGCGCATTCTAATGGACATGCTGCTGATATATCTGAGCCTCGAAAGGTTTCACATGTGTCAGATCCAGGGATGCGGAAACCTGTTAAGTCATCAGTAACAACCACAGACAACAATGGGTTTGGGAGGACAATATCTAAGAAGTCTCTGGATATGGCTATCAGGCATATG GACATAAGAACTGGCAATGGAAGCACTCGGGCACTTTCAAGCACCACTCTTTTCCCTCAGAGCATTCGAACTGCTACCAAAGCTCAATCCGTCCGTCCTATGAATGCTCCAGAATCCAACAACAATGGAGGTATTTTGGAGAATGGACACCATGTGAGCAGGCCTGTAGAATATGGAAGTGAAGTAAATGATGGACGATACTCTGCAAAATTGAGTGAAGTCGACATCTATGAAAGCTCCCGTTATGATGCATTATTACTTAAGGAGGATCTAAAGAACACGAACTGGTTGCACAGCATTGATGATAAATCTGATCAAGGGTCAATCTTTGACAATGGATTTGAGCTGCCTGAACCATTCACCTCCTTATAA
- the LOC8267124 gene encoding sialidase isoform X2 — protein sequence MKLGRVSVGSAKVAKSGIDDLLSSTDGGKHDYDWLLTPPGTPLFPTSDGSDSQPTLVAPRSRSLSRSVSTTKASRLSVSQSESQHSSRPTRSSSVTRSSISNSQYSTYSSNRSSSILNTSSASVSSYTRPSSPITRSPSTARPSTPSSRPTASRASTPSRVRPAPTSSLVDKNRQSQSSRPSTPSSRAQLPANSNSTSTRSNSRPSTPTQRNPVSSVSPASGPSISAGRVPSNGRISAPASRPSSPGPRIRPSQQPVVPPDFPLDTPPNLRTTLPDRPISAGRSRPGASTTIKGSPETTGATNVPRRHSSPIVSRGRLAEAPGKGRAHSNGHAADISEPRKVSHVSDPGMRKPVKSSVTTTDNNGFGRTISKKSLDMAIRHMDIRTGNGSTRALSSTTLFPQSIRTATKAQSVRPMNAPESNNNGGILENGHHVSRPVEYGSEVNDGRYSAKLSEVDIYESSRYDALLLKEDLKNTNWLHSIDDKSDQGSIFDNGFELPEPFTSL from the exons ATGAAACTGGGGAGAGTTTCAGTTGGATCAGCTAAAGTGGCGAAGAGCGGGATCGATGATCTATTATCATCTACAGATGGAGGGAAGCATGATTACGACTG GCTTCTTACTCCTCCTGGAACTCCTCTTTTTCCAACATCCGACGGCAGCGATTCACAACCTACATTGGTGGCGCCAAGAAGCCGTTCCTTGTCTAGATCAGTTTCTACTACTAAAGCTTCAAGG CTTTCTGTTTCACAATCAGAGAGCCAACATTCTTCAAGACCAACTAGAAGCAGTTCAGTGACTCGCTCTTCTATCTCAAATTCACAATATAGTACCTATTCATCAAATAGATCCTCTTCAATCCTAAATACAAGCTCAGCTTCAGTTTCATCTTACACCAGACCATCCTCCCCAATTACCAGGTCTCCATCTACAGCACGGCCTTCCACACCATCTTCCCGTCCAACAGCATCACGAGCCTCAACTCCATCTAGAGTTCGCCCAGCCCCTACCAGCTCTTTAGTTGACAAGAATCGGCAATCCCAAAGCTCAAGGCCTTCTACACCAAGCTCTAGGGCGCAATTACCTGCAAACTCAAACTCAACTTCTACTCGATCAAATTCTCGTCCATCTACTCCTACACAACGTAATCCAGTATCTTCTGTATCGCCTGCATCAGGTCCTTCTATTTCTGCTGGGCGTGTTCCATCAAATGGCCGCATTTCTGCACCAGCATCACGACCAAGTTCCCCAGGCCCTCGAATCCGACCTTCACAGCAGCCAGTTGTTCCTCCTGATTTTCCCCTTGACACACCTCCAAACCTTAGAACGACTTTGCCGGACAGGCCAATTTCTGCTGGTAGGTCCAGGCCAGGTGCTTCTACAACAATAAAGGGGAGCCCAGAAACCACGGGCGCAACAAATGTGCCAAGACGACATTCATCTCCCATTGTATCAAGGGGAAGACTTGCAGAGGCTCCTGGAAAGGGTCGTGCGCATTCTAATGGACATGCTGCTGATATATCTGAGCCTCGAAAGGTTTCACATGTGTCAGATCCAGGGATGCGGAAACCTGTTAAGTCATCAGTAACAACCACAGACAACAATGGGTTTGGGAGGACAATATCTAAGAAGTCTCTGGATATGGCTATCAGGCATATG GACATAAGAACTGGCAATGGAAGCACTCGGGCACTTTCAAGCACCACTCTTTTCCCTCAGAGCATTCGAACTGCTACCAAAGCTCAATCCGTCCGTCCTATGAATGCTCCAGAATCCAACAACAATGGAGGTATTTTGGAGAATGGACACCATGTGAGCAGGCCTGTAGAATATGGAAGTGAAGTAAATGATGGACGATACTCTGCAAAATTGAGTGAAGTCGACATCTATGAAAGCTCCCGTTATGATGCATTATTACTTAAGGAGGATCTAAAGAACACGAACTGGTTGCACAGCATTGATGATAAATCTGATCAAGGGTCAATCTTTGACAATGGATTTGAGCTGCCTGAACCATTCACCTCCTTATAA
- the LOC8271696 gene encoding acid phosphatase 1 isoform X1 — translation MFKAMAQRLHEVFMLFFLAIFSKAAAGLNKPYSRANLPPVDGPFDYCLSWRLAVEANNVRGWRTVPAQCLRYIEAYMIGGQYDRDLDFIVEQIWSYVSEIVRSGDPMDAWILDVDDTCISNVFYYKGKRYGCEPYDPAGFKAWALKGGCPAIPSMLRLFRHLVDSGFKVFLVTGRDQETLGQVTADNLHDQGFIGYERLILRTAANKGQGAVVFKSAIRKQLVEEGYRIWGNVGDQWSDLQGEFTGNRTFKIPNPMYFVP, via the exons ATGTTTAAGGCAATGGCGCAACGGTTGCATGAAGTATTTATGCTTTTCTTCTTAGCAATCTTCTCCAAGGCAGCAGCTGGCCTTAACAAGCCTTATTCAAGGGCAAACTTGCCGCCAGTCGACGGACCTTTTGACTATTGCCTGAGCTGGAGGCTGGCTGTGGAGGCTAACAATGTGCGTGGGTGGCGGACTGTTCCTGCTCAGTGCTTGCGCTATATTGAAGCTTATATGATTGGAGGTCAGTATGACAGAGATCTTGACTTCATTGTAGAGCAGATATGGAGTTATGTTAGCGAGATTGTTCGCTCTGGTGATCCCATGGATGCTTGGATTCTTGATGTTGATGATACTTGCATCTCCAATGTTTTCTACTACAAGGGAAAGCGATATGG GTGTGAGCCGTACGATCCAGCTGGTTTCAAGGCATGGGCATTGAAGGGAGGGTGTCCAGCCATTCCTTCTATGCTCCGATTGTTTAGGCACTTGGTCGACAGTGGGTTTAAGGTGTTCCTTGTCACTGGCAGAGACCAAGAAACTCTTGGCCAGGTGACTGCTGATAATTTGCATGATCAAGGATTTATTGGCTATGAACGACTCATTTTGAG GACTGCAGCAAACAAAGGACAAGGAGCGGTTGTATTCAAGTCTGCCATTAGAAAGCAACTGGTAGAAGAAGGCTACAGAATATGGGGGAATGTCGGGGACCAGTGGAGTGATTTACAAGGAGAATTCACAGGCAACAGAACTTTTAAGATTCCAAATCCAATGTACTTTGTCCCCTGA
- the LOC8271696 gene encoding acid phosphatase 1 isoform X2, with the protein MAQRLHEVFMLFFLAIFSKAAAGLNKPYSRANLPPVDGPFDYCLSWRLAVEANNVRGWRTVPAQCLRYIEAYMIGGQYDRDLDFIVEQIWSYVSEIVRSGDPMDAWILDVDDTCISNVFYYKGKRYGCEPYDPAGFKAWALKGGCPAIPSMLRLFRHLVDSGFKVFLVTGRDQETLGQVTADNLHDQGFIGYERLILRTAANKGQGAVVFKSAIRKQLVEEGYRIWGNVGDQWSDLQGEFTGNRTFKIPNPMYFVP; encoded by the exons ATGGCGCAACGGTTGCATGAAGTATTTATGCTTTTCTTCTTAGCAATCTTCTCCAAGGCAGCAGCTGGCCTTAACAAGCCTTATTCAAGGGCAAACTTGCCGCCAGTCGACGGACCTTTTGACTATTGCCTGAGCTGGAGGCTGGCTGTGGAGGCTAACAATGTGCGTGGGTGGCGGACTGTTCCTGCTCAGTGCTTGCGCTATATTGAAGCTTATATGATTGGAGGTCAGTATGACAGAGATCTTGACTTCATTGTAGAGCAGATATGGAGTTATGTTAGCGAGATTGTTCGCTCTGGTGATCCCATGGATGCTTGGATTCTTGATGTTGATGATACTTGCATCTCCAATGTTTTCTACTACAAGGGAAAGCGATATGG GTGTGAGCCGTACGATCCAGCTGGTTTCAAGGCATGGGCATTGAAGGGAGGGTGTCCAGCCATTCCTTCTATGCTCCGATTGTTTAGGCACTTGGTCGACAGTGGGTTTAAGGTGTTCCTTGTCACTGGCAGAGACCAAGAAACTCTTGGCCAGGTGACTGCTGATAATTTGCATGATCAAGGATTTATTGGCTATGAACGACTCATTTTGAG GACTGCAGCAAACAAAGGACAAGGAGCGGTTGTATTCAAGTCTGCCATTAGAAAGCAACTGGTAGAAGAAGGCTACAGAATATGGGGGAATGTCGGGGACCAGTGGAGTGATTTACAAGGAGAATTCACAGGCAACAGAACTTTTAAGATTCCAAATCCAATGTACTTTGTCCCCTGA
- the LOC8267970 gene encoding BTB/POZ domain-containing protein At3g08570-like isoform X3: protein MVSENILSSSKRSPKFSNAFTTRIFSDVAGDITIVVDGESFLLHKFPLVSRSGKIRKMVADAKDSNISKLELHNLPGGPHTFELAMKFCYGMNFEITTANVAHLRCAAEYLEMTEDYREENLIERTEIYLNDVVVQSLEKSVEVLSTCEMLPPTAEEVGIPNRCIEAIAINACKEQLVSGLSRLDCDNESAELKSGCIEWWVEDLSILKIDYYQRVICAMGRLGVRPDSIVASLMHYAQTSLKGIGKFQIWNPAKMKPSPSMGENDQSLILEILVSLMPSEKSSSIPLSFLFGMLRMGIMLDATIACRLELERRIAFRLEMVSLDDLLIPSIRSGDSLFDVDTVHRILVNFLQRVEEEENEDCGYESEGLGSPGHGSLLKVGRLIDAYLAEIAPDPYLSLLKFIAMIEILPDYARVIDDGLYRAIDIYLKAHPMLSEHDCKKLCKFIDCQKLSQDACNHAAQNDRLPVQMTVRVLYFEQIRLKNALSGSSGDGFLSQRISSGVPSAAISPRDNYASLRRENRELKLEISRMRVRLSELEKEQMYMKQGMIDKSGNGKTFFTSISKGIGRIGIFSSPAGGRRQKSGRKSRGNQSRHLR from the exons atggTTTCTGAAAACATACTCTCTTCTTCTAAACGCTCTCCTAAGTTCTCCAATGCTTTCACTACTCG TATCTTTTCTGATGTCGCTGGGGACATTACAATTGTTGTTGATGGGGAGTCATTTCTGCTACATAAG TTTCCCCTTGTTTCGCGAAGTGGAAAGATTCGGAAAATGGTCGCAGATGCCAAAGACTCGAACATTTCAAAATTGGAGCTTCACAACTTACCTGGTGGACCACATACATTTGAACTTGCTATGAAATTTTGCTACGGCATGAACTTTGAGATCACTACTGCAAATGTCGCCCATCTGCGCTGCGCTGCAGAATACTTGGAAATGACAGAAGATTACAGAGAAGAAAATCTCATTGAACGTACAGAGATTTATCTGAATGACGTTGTTGTTCAAAGTCTTGAAAAATCAGTGGAAGTACTGTCTACTTGTGAGATGCTACCTCCAACAGCAGAGGAGGTAGGAATTCCAAATAGATGTATTGAAGCCATTGCGATCAATGCTTGCAAGGAGCAGTTAGTATCAGGTTTGTCCCGCCTAGATTGTGATAATGAATCTGCAGAACTCAAGAGTGGTTGTATTGAGTGGTGGGTTGAAGATCTTTCAATactaaaaattgattattatcAAAGAGTTATCTGTGCAATGGGAAGATTAGGCGTTCGACCGGATAGTATTGTTGCCTCCTTGATGCATTATGCGCAGACATCATTGAAGGGAATTGGTAAGTTCCAAATTTGGAACCCAGCGAAGATGAAACCAAGTCCTAGCATGGGGGAAAATGACCAGAGCCttattttggaaattcttGTTAGTCTTATGCCATCAGAAAAGAGCTCTTCCATTCCACTGAGCTTTCTTTTTGGGATGTTAAGGATGGGAATCATGTTAGACGCAACCATTGCATGTAGACTTGAGCTTGAAAGAAGAATTGCTTTTCGTTTGGAAATGGTTTCGCTTGATGATCTTCTTATTCCATCTATTCGAAGTGGGGACTCATTATTTGATGTTGATACTGTCCATCGGATACTTGTCAATTTCCTGCAGCGGGttgaagaggaagaaaatgaagatTGTGGATATGAATCTGAAGGCCTTGGATCTCCTGGCCATGGTTCTTTGCTGAAAGTAGGAAGGCTTATTGATGCATATTTGGCAGAAATTGCACCTGATCCGTATTTGAGTTTGCTGAAGTTCATTGCTATGATTGAGATACTGCCTGATTATGCTCGAGTGATCGATGATGGGCTTTATAGAGCAATTGACATATACTTGAAG GCTCACCCAATGCTTTCCGAGCACGATTGCAAGAAGTTGTGTAAGTTCATTGACTGCCAAAAGCTATCTCAAGATGCATGCAACCACGCCGCACAGAATGATCGCCTTCCAGTGCAAATGACAGTTCGAGTGCTCTATTTTGAGCAAATCCGTTTGAAGAATGCCTTATCTGGAAGCTCCGGAGATGGGTTTCTGTCACAAAGAATAAGCAGTGGCGTACCAAGTGCAGCCATATCTCCTCGAGATAACTATGCTTCTTTACGGAGGGAAAATCGAGAACTCAAGCTTGAGATATCAAGAATGAGAGTGAGGTTAAGCGAGCTGGAGAAAGAGCAGATGTACATGAAACAAGGGATGATAGATAAATCAGGAAATGGAAAAACTTTCTTTACCTCAATATCTAAAGGGATTGGAAGGATAGGAATTTTCAGCAGTCCAGCAGGAGGCAGGCGGCAAAAATCTGGTCGCAAATCTCGCG GGAATCAATCACGGCATCTCAGGTAG
- the LOC8267970 gene encoding BTB/POZ domain-containing protein At3g08570-like isoform X2 has translation MVSENILSSSKRSPKFSNAFTTRIFSDVAGDITIVVDGESFLLHKFPLVSRSGKIRKMVADAKDSNISKLELHNLPGGPHTFELAMKFCYGMNFEITTANVAHLRCAAEYLEMTEDYREENLIERTEIYLNDVVVQSLEKSVEVLSTCEMLPPTAEEVGIPNRCIEAIAINACKEQLVSGLSRLDCDNESAELKSGCIEWWVEDLSILKIDYYQRVICAMGRLGVRPDSIVASLMHYAQTSLKGIGKFQIWNPAKMKPSPSMGENDQSLILEILVSLMPSEKSSSIPLSFLFGMLRMGIMLDATIACRLELERRIAFRLEMVSLDDLLIPSIRSGDSLFDVDTVHRILVNFLQRVEEEENEDCGYESEGLGSPGHGSLLKVGRLIDAYLAEIAPDPYLSLLKFIAMIEILPDYARVIDDGLYRAIDIYLKAHPMLSEHDCKKLCKFIDCQKLSQDACNHAAQNDRLPVQMTVRVLYFEQIRLKNALSGSSGDGFLSQRISSGVPSAAISPRDNYASLRRENRELKLEISRMRVRLSELEKEQMYMKQGMIDKSGNGKTFFTSISKGIGRIGIFSSPAGGRRQKSGRKSRGTEGKNGNQSRHLR, from the exons atggTTTCTGAAAACATACTCTCTTCTTCTAAACGCTCTCCTAAGTTCTCCAATGCTTTCACTACTCG TATCTTTTCTGATGTCGCTGGGGACATTACAATTGTTGTTGATGGGGAGTCATTTCTGCTACATAAG TTTCCCCTTGTTTCGCGAAGTGGAAAGATTCGGAAAATGGTCGCAGATGCCAAAGACTCGAACATTTCAAAATTGGAGCTTCACAACTTACCTGGTGGACCACATACATTTGAACTTGCTATGAAATTTTGCTACGGCATGAACTTTGAGATCACTACTGCAAATGTCGCCCATCTGCGCTGCGCTGCAGAATACTTGGAAATGACAGAAGATTACAGAGAAGAAAATCTCATTGAACGTACAGAGATTTATCTGAATGACGTTGTTGTTCAAAGTCTTGAAAAATCAGTGGAAGTACTGTCTACTTGTGAGATGCTACCTCCAACAGCAGAGGAGGTAGGAATTCCAAATAGATGTATTGAAGCCATTGCGATCAATGCTTGCAAGGAGCAGTTAGTATCAGGTTTGTCCCGCCTAGATTGTGATAATGAATCTGCAGAACTCAAGAGTGGTTGTATTGAGTGGTGGGTTGAAGATCTTTCAATactaaaaattgattattatcAAAGAGTTATCTGTGCAATGGGAAGATTAGGCGTTCGACCGGATAGTATTGTTGCCTCCTTGATGCATTATGCGCAGACATCATTGAAGGGAATTGGTAAGTTCCAAATTTGGAACCCAGCGAAGATGAAACCAAGTCCTAGCATGGGGGAAAATGACCAGAGCCttattttggaaattcttGTTAGTCTTATGCCATCAGAAAAGAGCTCTTCCATTCCACTGAGCTTTCTTTTTGGGATGTTAAGGATGGGAATCATGTTAGACGCAACCATTGCATGTAGACTTGAGCTTGAAAGAAGAATTGCTTTTCGTTTGGAAATGGTTTCGCTTGATGATCTTCTTATTCCATCTATTCGAAGTGGGGACTCATTATTTGATGTTGATACTGTCCATCGGATACTTGTCAATTTCCTGCAGCGGGttgaagaggaagaaaatgaagatTGTGGATATGAATCTGAAGGCCTTGGATCTCCTGGCCATGGTTCTTTGCTGAAAGTAGGAAGGCTTATTGATGCATATTTGGCAGAAATTGCACCTGATCCGTATTTGAGTTTGCTGAAGTTCATTGCTATGATTGAGATACTGCCTGATTATGCTCGAGTGATCGATGATGGGCTTTATAGAGCAATTGACATATACTTGAAG GCTCACCCAATGCTTTCCGAGCACGATTGCAAGAAGTTGTGTAAGTTCATTGACTGCCAAAAGCTATCTCAAGATGCATGCAACCACGCCGCACAGAATGATCGCCTTCCAGTGCAAATGACAGTTCGAGTGCTCTATTTTGAGCAAATCCGTTTGAAGAATGCCTTATCTGGAAGCTCCGGAGATGGGTTTCTGTCACAAAGAATAAGCAGTGGCGTACCAAGTGCAGCCATATCTCCTCGAGATAACTATGCTTCTTTACGGAGGGAAAATCGAGAACTCAAGCTTGAGATATCAAGAATGAGAGTGAGGTTAAGCGAGCTGGAGAAAGAGCAGATGTACATGAAACAAGGGATGATAGATAAATCAGGAAATGGAAAAACTTTCTTTACCTCAATATCTAAAGGGATTGGAAGGATAGGAATTTTCAGCAGTCCAGCAGGAGGCAGGCGGCAAAAATCTGGTCGCAAATCTCGCGGTACGGAAGGCAAAAATG GGAATCAATCACGGCATCTCAGGTAG
- the LOC8267970 gene encoding BTB/POZ domain-containing protein At3g08570-like isoform X1, whose amino-acid sequence MVSENILSSSKRSPKFSNAFTTRIFSDVAGDITIVVDGESFLLHKFPLVSRSGKIRKMVADAKDSNISKLELHNLPGGPHTFELAMKFCYGMNFEITTANVAHLRCAAEYLEMTEDYREENLIERTEIYLNDVVVQSLEKSVEVLSTCEMLPPTAEEVGIPNRCIEAIAINACKEQLVSGLSRLDCDNESAELKSGCIEWWVEDLSILKIDYYQRVICAMGRLGVRPDSIVASLMHYAQTSLKGIGKFQIWNPAKMKPSPSMGENDQSLILEILVSLMPSEKSSSIPLSFLFGMLRMGIMLDATIACRLELERRIAFRLEMVSLDDLLIPSIRSGDSLFDVDTVHRILVNFLQRVEEEENEDCGYESEGLGSPGHGSLLKVGRLIDAYLAEIAPDPYLSLLKFIAMIEILPDYARVIDDGLYRAIDIYLKAHPMLSEHDCKKLCKFIDCQKLSQDACNHAAQNDRLPVQMTVRVLYFEQIRLKNALSGSSGDGFLSQRISSGVPSAAISPRDNYASLRRENRELKLEISRMRVRLSELEKEQMYMKQGMIDKSGNGKTFFTSISKGIGRIGIFSSPAGGRRQKSGRKSRGTEGKNGRSRRHSVS is encoded by the exons atggTTTCTGAAAACATACTCTCTTCTTCTAAACGCTCTCCTAAGTTCTCCAATGCTTTCACTACTCG TATCTTTTCTGATGTCGCTGGGGACATTACAATTGTTGTTGATGGGGAGTCATTTCTGCTACATAAG TTTCCCCTTGTTTCGCGAAGTGGAAAGATTCGGAAAATGGTCGCAGATGCCAAAGACTCGAACATTTCAAAATTGGAGCTTCACAACTTACCTGGTGGACCACATACATTTGAACTTGCTATGAAATTTTGCTACGGCATGAACTTTGAGATCACTACTGCAAATGTCGCCCATCTGCGCTGCGCTGCAGAATACTTGGAAATGACAGAAGATTACAGAGAAGAAAATCTCATTGAACGTACAGAGATTTATCTGAATGACGTTGTTGTTCAAAGTCTTGAAAAATCAGTGGAAGTACTGTCTACTTGTGAGATGCTACCTCCAACAGCAGAGGAGGTAGGAATTCCAAATAGATGTATTGAAGCCATTGCGATCAATGCTTGCAAGGAGCAGTTAGTATCAGGTTTGTCCCGCCTAGATTGTGATAATGAATCTGCAGAACTCAAGAGTGGTTGTATTGAGTGGTGGGTTGAAGATCTTTCAATactaaaaattgattattatcAAAGAGTTATCTGTGCAATGGGAAGATTAGGCGTTCGACCGGATAGTATTGTTGCCTCCTTGATGCATTATGCGCAGACATCATTGAAGGGAATTGGTAAGTTCCAAATTTGGAACCCAGCGAAGATGAAACCAAGTCCTAGCATGGGGGAAAATGACCAGAGCCttattttggaaattcttGTTAGTCTTATGCCATCAGAAAAGAGCTCTTCCATTCCACTGAGCTTTCTTTTTGGGATGTTAAGGATGGGAATCATGTTAGACGCAACCATTGCATGTAGACTTGAGCTTGAAAGAAGAATTGCTTTTCGTTTGGAAATGGTTTCGCTTGATGATCTTCTTATTCCATCTATTCGAAGTGGGGACTCATTATTTGATGTTGATACTGTCCATCGGATACTTGTCAATTTCCTGCAGCGGGttgaagaggaagaaaatgaagatTGTGGATATGAATCTGAAGGCCTTGGATCTCCTGGCCATGGTTCTTTGCTGAAAGTAGGAAGGCTTATTGATGCATATTTGGCAGAAATTGCACCTGATCCGTATTTGAGTTTGCTGAAGTTCATTGCTATGATTGAGATACTGCCTGATTATGCTCGAGTGATCGATGATGGGCTTTATAGAGCAATTGACATATACTTGAAG GCTCACCCAATGCTTTCCGAGCACGATTGCAAGAAGTTGTGTAAGTTCATTGACTGCCAAAAGCTATCTCAAGATGCATGCAACCACGCCGCACAGAATGATCGCCTTCCAGTGCAAATGACAGTTCGAGTGCTCTATTTTGAGCAAATCCGTTTGAAGAATGCCTTATCTGGAAGCTCCGGAGATGGGTTTCTGTCACAAAGAATAAGCAGTGGCGTACCAAGTGCAGCCATATCTCCTCGAGATAACTATGCTTCTTTACGGAGGGAAAATCGAGAACTCAAGCTTGAGATATCAAGAATGAGAGTGAGGTTAAGCGAGCTGGAGAAAGAGCAGATGTACATGAAACAAGGGATGATAGATAAATCAGGAAATGGAAAAACTTTCTTTACCTCAATATCTAAAGGGATTGGAAGGATAGGAATTTTCAGCAGTCCAGCAGGAGGCAGGCGGCAAAAATCTGGTCGCAAATCTCGCGGTACGGAAGGCAAAAATGGTAGGAGTAGGAGGCACTCTGTGTCCTAA